A stretch of Gemmobacter fulvus DNA encodes these proteins:
- a CDS encoding M20 aminoacylase family protein yields the protein MPVLNRIADYADEMKGWRRHLHQHPELEFACHDTAAFIVARLREMGVDEVHDGIATSGVVGIINGSGDGPTIGLRADMDALPIVELTGADHASTVPGKMHACGHDGHVTMLLGAAKYLCETRRFKGRVALLFQPAEEDGGGGNVMVQEGVMDRFGVSEVYGIHNAPGVPFGHFQTNSGALMASVDTAFVYVTGKGGHAATPHDCIDPIVAVVAMVQAVQTIITRNVYALDEVVISVTQIHAGTASNIIPEEAMFCATIRCFNPEVRKLLKKRFYEIVEGHAAAFGVKARVDYDWGYPATVNHPSQAEFAVSVAQEISGEAAVNGQSPREMGSEDFSYMLEARPGAYLFLGTGPGAGLHHPAYDFNDEAAPVGASFFARLVERALPL from the coding sequence ATGCCCGTTCTCAATCGCATCGCAGATTATGCAGACGAGATGAAGGGCTGGCGGCGGCATCTGCATCAACACCCGGAACTGGAATTCGCCTGCCATGACACCGCCGCCTTCATTGTCGCGCGTCTGCGCGAGATGGGGGTCGACGAAGTGCATGACGGCATTGCCACCTCGGGCGTTGTCGGCATCATCAATGGCAGCGGCGACGGCCCGACCATCGGCTTGCGCGCGGATATGGATGCGCTGCCGATTGTAGAGCTGACCGGGGCAGACCATGCCAGCACCGTCCCGGGCAAGATGCACGCCTGCGGCCATGACGGCCATGTGACCATGCTGCTGGGCGCTGCGAAATACCTGTGCGAGACGCGCCGCTTCAAGGGCCGTGTCGCGCTGCTGTTCCAGCCCGCCGAAGAGGATGGTGGCGGCGGCAATGTGATGGTGCAGGAAGGCGTGATGGACCGCTTCGGCGTGTCAGAGGTTTACGGCATCCATAATGCGCCCGGCGTGCCCTTCGGCCATTTCCAGACCAATTCCGGCGCGCTGATGGCCTCGGTCGATACGGCGTTTGTCTATGTCACCGGCAAGGGCGGCCATGCCGCGACGCCGCATGATTGTATCGATCCCATCGTGGCGGTTGTGGCGATGGTGCAGGCGGTGCAGACCATCATCACTCGCAATGTCTATGCGCTGGACGAGGTGGTGATTTCGGTCACGCAGATCCACGCAGGCACCGCGAGCAACATCATTCCCGAAGAGGCGATGTTCTGCGCGACCATCCGCTGCTTCAACCCCGAAGTGCGCAAGCTGTTGAAAAAGCGTTTCTACGAGATTGTCGAAGGACATGCGGCGGCCTTCGGGGTCAAGGCGCGGGTTGATTACGACTGGGGTTATCCGGCTACCGTGAACCACCCGTCCCAAGCGGAATTCGCGGTGTCGGTGGCGCAGGAAATCTCGGGCGAGGCGGCGGTGAACGGGCAGTCCCCGCGCGAGATGGGGTCAGAGGATTTCAGCTATATGCTGGAGGCCCGGCCCGGCGCCTATCTGTTCCTCGGCACCGGGCCGGGGGCAGGGCTGCACCATCCGGCCTATGATTTCAACGACGAGGCCGCTCCGGTGGGGGCCAGCTTCTTCGCCCGGCTGGTGGAACGCGCATTGCCGCTGTAA
- a CDS encoding YoaK family protein, which yields MKPLSHRHFARPAAAARALVGHRRTAGSDLALATVLAAIAGAANAGGFFALGQYTSHMTGYLSQMADNLALSQLRMAAISAMAIAAFICGAALSTLLINAARRRDARLQYAVPLAVQGVFMACFAGGGLFTTEAGRLFSLACLCFIMGMQNATITKISGARIRTTHATGMVTDIGIETGRALFGRLCRGSSVQADGGKLAILIRLVLAFLIGGIIGAFGYARLGFLFSLPLALILLALSVPTLLWRR from the coding sequence ATGAAACCGCTGTCGCATCGCCACTTTGCCCGCCCTGCCGCAGCTGCACGGGCGCTGGTCGGGCATCGGCGCACGGCGGGCAGCGATCTGGCCCTCGCCACGGTTCTGGCGGCGATTGCGGGGGCGGCCAATGCGGGCGGCTTTTTCGCGCTTGGCCAATATACCTCGCATATGACCGGCTATCTGTCGCAGATGGCCGATAATCTCGCACTGTCGCAACTGCGCATGGCGGCGATCAGCGCCATGGCCATTGCCGCCTTTATCTGCGGCGCGGCGCTCAGCACCCTGTTGATCAATGCGGCCCGCCGGCGCGATGCCCGGCTGCAATATGCCGTGCCGCTGGCGGTGCAGGGCGTGTTCATGGCCTGTTTCGCCGGTGGCGGCCTGTTCACCACCGAGGCGGGGCGGCTGTTTTCGCTGGCTTGCCTCTGTTTCATCATGGGCATGCAGAATGCCACGATCACCAAGATTTCCGGCGCGCGCATCCGCACCACCCATGCGACCGGCATGGTGACAGATATCGGCATCGAAACCGGCCGGGCGCTGTTTGGCCGCCTCTGCCGGGGCAGCTCTGTGCAGGCGGATGGCGGCAAGCTGGCCATCTTGATCCGGCTGGTGCTGGCCTTTCTGATCGGTGGCATCATCGGGGCCTTCGGTTATGCACGGCTCGGGTTCCTGTTCTCGCTGCCGCTCGCGCTGATCCTCCTGGCGCTGTCGGTGCCGACGCTGCTGTGGCGGCGATGA
- the speB gene encoding agmatinase has translation MALEDAKTDVDTAFTRKGLRGYAFENAFGGATSFLRRTYTKDLSGVDLAVTGVPFDQAVTHRTGTRFGPRAIREASSLQPYDPPHGWGTDPLADLNVIDYGDLAFDYAKTADFPETLTAHIRTILAAGAGSVVLGGDHYITLPILKAYAEKFGPMSVIHFDAHSDLWQDDDYSRIDHGTMMYKAVKLGLVDPKRSVQIGIRTYCEDYLGMNVIDARECHEIGVARIVEKVKAIVGDNPTYLTFDIDALDPAFAPGTGTPVWGGLASWQAAAILRDLAGVNLVGGDVVEVSPPYDTTGATAIAGAHVAYELICLYHWTRHRCG, from the coding sequence ATGGCCCTTGAAGATGCCAAGACCGATGTTGATACCGCCTTCACCCGCAAGGGTCTGCGCGGTTATGCCTTTGAAAATGCCTTTGGGGGGGCCACCTCCTTCCTGCGCCGCACCTATACGAAAGACCTGAGCGGAGTCGATCTGGCGGTGACCGGCGTGCCCTTCGATCAGGCGGTGACCCACCGCACCGGCACCCGCTTTGGCCCGCGCGCCATCCGCGAAGCCTCCAGCCTGCAACCCTATGACCCACCGCATGGCTGGGGCACCGATCCGCTGGCCGATCTGAACGTGATCGACTATGGCGATCTCGCCTTCGATTACGCCAAGACCGCCGATTTCCCCGAAACGCTGACGGCTCATATCCGCACCATTCTGGCGGCGGGGGCCGGTTCGGTCGTGCTGGGCGGCGATCATTACATCACGCTCCCCATCCTCAAGGCCTATGCCGAAAAGTTTGGCCCGATGAGCGTGATCCATTTCGATGCCCATTCCGACCTGTGGCAGGATGATGATTACAGCCGGATCGACCATGGCACCATGATGTACAAGGCGGTCAAACTGGGGCTGGTCGATCCGAAACGCTCGGTGCAAATCGGCATCCGCACCTATTGCGAGGATTACCTCGGGATGAATGTGATCGACGCGCGTGAATGTCATGAAATCGGCGTTGCCCGCATCGTTGAAAAGGTGAAGGCCATCGTCGGCGACAATCCGACCTACCTCACCTTCGACATTGACGCGCTCGATCCGGCCTTCGCCCCCGGCACCGGCACCCCGGTCTGGGGCGGGCTGGCCAGTTGGCAGGCAGCGGCGATCCTGCGCGATCTGGCGGGGGTCAATCTCGTCGGCGGCGATGTGGTCGAGGTCTCGCCCCCCTATGATACCACCGGCGCCACCGCCATCGCGGGCGCCCATGTCGCCTACGAGCTGATCTGCCTCTATCACTGGACCCGGCACAGATGCGGCTGA
- a CDS encoding DUF1499 domain-containing protein, translating to MRLILAVTFGLPLLAALAFAGFIRLAPLDPARWHVSLAEPRRTGKPNDVRLRPEGGDIAAPVFALPPADLAAKIAALALAEPHTRLLAGSVAEQHMTFVQRSALWGFPDLITVETLPAPGGATLRLWSRARFGYSDFGVNRARATRWLAALH from the coding sequence ATGCGGCTGATCCTCGCCGTCACCTTCGGACTGCCGCTGCTGGCGGCGCTGGCCTTCGCCGGGTTCATCCGCCTCGCACCGCTCGATCCGGCGCGCTGGCATGTCAGCCTGGCCGAGCCGCGCCGCACCGGCAAACCGAATGATGTGCGCCTGCGCCCGGAGGGCGGCGACATCGCCGCCCCCGTCTTTGCGCTGCCTCCCGCCGATCTTGCGGCAAAAATCGCAGCCCTGGCCCTGGCCGAGCCGCATACCCGGCTGCTGGCCGGCAGCGTGGCCGAGCAGCACATGACCTTCGTGCAGCGCTCCGCTCTCTGGGGGTTCCCCGATCTCATCACGGTTGAAACCCTGCCCGCGCCGGGCGGCGCCACCCTGCGCCTGTGGTCGCGCGCCCGCTTCGGCTATTCCGATTTCGGCGTCAACCGCGCCCGCGCCACCCGCTGGCTCGCCGCCCTGCACTGA
- the prfA gene encoding peptide chain release factor 1, with protein MVPLDKLDQITRRFEFLEAKLGTGALPAEIAVLSREYSDLKPVVADIAAYRRALADLAEAEGWLADPEMKALAEEELPVLRARIPRMEQALRLALLPKDAADARPAILEIRPGTGGEEAALFAGDLARMYQRFAESRGWRFEILEQQLSDLGGLKEFTAHVQGEGVFSQLKFEAGTHRVQRVPETEAGGRIHTSAATVAVLPEAEEVDLLIPASDIRIDTMRASGAGGQHVNTTDSAVRITHLPTGIIVTSSEKSQHRNREIAMQVLRARLYELERDRVANARAADRKAQVGSGDRSERIRTYNFPQGRMTDHRINLTLYALPQIMAGDLSEVIAALVAHDQADKLAEMDA; from the coding sequence ATGGTTCCGTTAGACAAGCTTGATCAGATCACCCGCCGTTTCGAGTTTCTCGAAGCAAAGCTTGGCACCGGCGCGCTTCCGGCCGAGATTGCGGTGCTCAGCCGCGAATATTCCGATCTCAAGCCCGTGGTGGCTGACATCGCGGCCTATCGCAGGGCGCTGGCCGATCTGGCCGAGGCCGAGGGCTGGCTGGCCGATCCCGAAATGAAGGCGCTGGCCGAAGAAGAGCTGCCCGTCCTTCGCGCGCGGATTCCAAGGATGGAACAGGCGCTGCGCCTCGCGCTCTTGCCGAAAGACGCCGCCGACGCCCGCCCGGCCATCCTCGAAATCCGCCCCGGCACCGGCGGAGAAGAGGCGGCACTCTTCGCAGGCGATCTGGCCCGCATGTATCAGCGCTTTGCCGAAAGCCGCGGCTGGCGGTTCGAGATCCTCGAACAGCAGCTCTCCGATCTGGGTGGCCTCAAGGAATTCACCGCCCATGTGCAGGGCGAGGGTGTGTTTTCCCAGCTGAAGTTCGAGGCGGGCACCCACCGGGTGCAGCGCGTGCCGGAAACCGAGGCGGGCGGGCGCATCCATACCTCTGCCGCCACGGTCGCGGTGCTGCCCGAAGCCGAAGAGGTCGATCTGCTGATCCCGGCCAGCGACATCCGCATTGATACGATGCGCGCCAGCGGGGCAGGCGGGCAGCATGTGAACACCACCGATTCCGCCGTGCGCATCACGCATCTGCCCACCGGCATCATCGTCACCAGTTCCGAAAAATCGCAGCACCGCAACCGCGAGATTGCCATGCAGGTGCTGCGCGCCCGTCTCTATGAGTTGGAGCGCGACCGCGTGGCCAATGCCCGCGCCGCCGATCGCAAGGCGCAGGTCGGCAGCGGCGACCGCTCGGAACGCATCCGCACCTACAATTTTCCGCAGGGCAGGATGACCGATCACCGCATCAACCTCACGCTTTATGCGCTGCCGCAGATCATGGCGGGCGATCTGTCCGAGGTTATCGCGGCGCTTGTCGCCCATGATCAGGCCGACAAACTGGCCGAGATGGACGCATGA
- the prmC gene encoding peptide chain release factor N(5)-glutamine methyltransferase gives MTAAFALRDATARLAAAGVPDPARDARLLLAHALGIAPDRVLLALQDPLPATAAARFDAALAARAQRQPVSQITGQRLFWGRSFRVTADVLDPRPETETLIAAALQRPFARVLDLGTGSGAILLTLLAERPEATGLAVDLSPAALDVARTNAESLGLAERATFQQSDWLANVAGQFDLIVSNPPYIAAAEMADLSPEVRDWEPHLALTPGGDGLEAYRTIAAQAPAHLGPDGQLMVEIGPQQGQAVAELFTAAGLHTARILQDFDGRDRVVAAKRRI, from the coding sequence ATGACGGCAGCCTTTGCTTTGCGCGACGCCACGGCGCGGCTGGCGGCGGCGGGCGTGCCGGATCCCGCTCGCGATGCGCGGCTGCTGCTGGCCCATGCCTTGGGCATCGCGCCGGACCGGGTGCTGCTGGCGCTTCAGGATCCGCTGCCCGCAACCGCCGCCGCGCGGTTTGATGCAGCACTGGCCGCGCGCGCGCAGCGCCAGCCGGTCAGTCAGATCACCGGCCAGCGCCTGTTCTGGGGCCGCAGCTTCCGGGTGACCGCGGATGTGCTGGACCCGCGCCCCGAAACCGAAACCCTGATTGCCGCTGCCCTGCAACGACCCTTCGCACGGGTACTGGATCTGGGCACCGGATCGGGCGCGATCCTGCTGACGCTTCTGGCCGAACGCCCAGAAGCCACCGGGCTTGCCGTCGATCTGTCGCCCGCAGCGCTGGACGTGGCGCGCACCAATGCCGAAAGCCTTGGCCTCGCGGAACGTGCCACGTTTCAGCAGTCCGACTGGCTGGCCAATGTGGCGGGGCAGTTTGATCTCATCGTCTCCAACCCTCCCTATATCGCCGCTGCCGAAATGGCCGACCTCAGCCCCGAGGTGCGCGACTGGGAACCGCATCTGGCGCTGACGCCGGGTGGCGACGGGCTGGAGGCCTACCGCACCATCGCCGCGCAGGCGCCCGCGCATCTTGGCCCCGACGGGCAACTTATGGTGGAAATCGGCCCGCAACAGGGGCAGGCGGTGGCCGAGCTGTTCACCGCAGCCGGTCTGCACACCGCCCGCATCCTGCAGGACTTCGACGGGCGCGACCGTGTGGTTGCGGCAAAGCGCCGCATATAA
- a CDS encoding DUF4167 domain-containing protein, which yields MRSSKSRSRSKSNRPRTMGNIVNRVFDSSGPEGKVRGTPQQIIEKYLFLARDAQLSNDRVAAENFLQHAEHYTRMLGEAQRELAAEQEARQQQHGGNGTGGTQQNGNGNGQGGYRDRNDRGDYRPEPREDRDPGQSDQPYLREDSSFAPRDEDSGLVETPEMKAPVAAPRHERSDRAQEPRAEGEAKPKGERREHRGNGERRNNERNERRPRPAETTEAPRVAPEPVAVAPQPAPAPQPAVIEAPAAVETAPVAAPKPKKAPAPRKPKVEKPKSETPGSDADGKTEAAE from the coding sequence ATGAGATCCTCCAAGTCCCGCTCGCGTTCGAAATCGAACCGCCCGCGCACGATGGGCAACATCGTGAACCGTGTCTTCGACAGCTCCGGGCCGGAAGGCAAGGTGCGCGGCACGCCACAGCAGATCATCGAGAAATACCTGTTCCTCGCCCGCGACGCACAGCTTTCCAATGATCGGGTTGCGGCAGAGAATTTCCTGCAACACGCGGAACATTACACCCGGATGCTGGGCGAGGCGCAGCGCGAACTCGCCGCCGAACAGGAAGCCCGCCAACAACAGCATGGTGGCAATGGCACCGGCGGCACGCAGCAGAATGGCAATGGAAACGGTCAGGGCGGTTATCGGGACCGCAACGACCGTGGCGATTACCGCCCAGAGCCGCGCGAAGACCGCGATCCGGGCCAGAGCGACCAGCCCTATCTGCGCGAAGACAGCAGCTTTGCCCCGCGCGACGAAGACAGCGGTCTGGTGGAAACCCCGGAAATGAAAGCGCCGGTCGCGGCCCCCCGGCACGAGCGGTCTGACCGCGCGCAAGAACCGCGCGCCGAAGGCGAGGCCAAGCCCAAGGGTGAACGCCGTGAACACCGTGGCAATGGCGAGCGCCGCAACAATGAGCGCAACGAACGCCGCCCGCGCCCGGCCGAAACGACTGAGGCCCCGCGCGTTGCGCCGGAACCTGTCGCCGTAGCACCGCAACCCGCGCCGGCTCCGCAGCCCGCTGTGATCGAGGCACCGGCTGCGGTCGAAACCGCCCCGGTCGCCGCGCCCAAGCCGAAAAAAGCCCCGGCCCCGCGCAAGCCGAAAGTGGAAAAGCCGAAATCGGAAACCCCGGGCAGCGATGCCGATGGCAAGACCGAAGCGGCAGAGTGA
- the rsmA gene encoding 16S rRNA (adenine(1518)-N(6)/adenine(1519)-N(6))-dimethyltransferase RsmA: protein MATIDGLPPLREVIRAHDLVAKKQLGQNFLLDLNLTAKIARLAGDLSGCDVLEVGPGPGGLTRGLLVEGARRVLAVEKDPRCLPALAEIAAAYPGRLDVINGDALEVDVMAHLTPPIRIVANLPYNVGTELLIRWLTPKVWPPVWDSLTLMFQKEVAERIVAKPRTDHYGRLALLAQWRCDARIVLHLPPEAFTPAPKVHSSVAHLTRLPGPRYPADEAVLNRVTAMAFNQRRKMLRSSLKGLGPDVEARLEAAGIAPTARAEEISLEGFCALAREVARG, encoded by the coding sequence ATGGCGACGATTGATGGTCTGCCGCCACTGCGCGAGGTGATCCGCGCGCATGATCTGGTGGCGAAAAAGCAGCTGGGGCAGAACTTCCTGCTGGATCTGAACCTGACCGCCAAGATTGCGCGGCTGGCGGGGGATCTGTCGGGCTGTGACGTGCTGGAGGTCGGCCCCGGCCCCGGTGGTCTGACGCGCGGGCTGTTGGTCGAGGGGGCGCGGCGGGTGCTGGCAGTGGAGAAGGATCCGCGCTGTCTGCCCGCCCTGGCCGAGATTGCGGCGGCCTATCCCGGGCGGCTGGATGTGATCAACGGCGATGCGCTGGAGGTGGATGTGATGGCGCATCTGACGCCGCCGATCCGCATCGTGGCGAATCTGCCGTATAATGTGGGAACGGAACTGCTGATCCGCTGGCTGACGCCGAAGGTCTGGCCGCCGGTCTGGGACAGCCTGACGCTGATGTTCCAGAAAGAGGTGGCCGAGCGGATCGTGGCCAAGCCCCGCACCGATCATTACGGGCGGCTGGCGCTGCTCGCGCAATGGCGCTGCGATGCGCGGATCGTGCTGCATCTGCCGCCCGAAGCCTTCACCCCTGCGCCGAAGGTACATTCCTCGGTGGCGCATCTGACCCGCCTGCCCGGCCCGCGCTATCCGGCGGATGAGGCGGTGTTGAACCGGGTGACAGCCATGGCCTTCAACCAGCGACGCAAGATGTTGCGCTCGTCCCTGAAGGGGCTGGGACCGGATGTGGAGGCGCGGCTGGAAGCGGCGGGCATTGCGCCGACGGCGCGGGCCGAGGAGATCTCGTTGGAGGGGTTCTGCGCGCTGGCGCGTGAGGTGGCGCGCGGCTGA
- the pdxA gene encoding 4-hydroxythreonine-4-phosphate dehydrogenase PdxA, with protein sequence MTAPHAPIALSCGEPAGIGPEIAVKARAILGTEVPFFWMGDPRHLPPGTASQVIHSPTEALALPGTVLPVLPHPFAAPATPGQITYANARGVVEVIARCVSLVQQGQASALCTAPLHKKVLKDGAGFKFPGHTEYLAFLAGVEQVVMMLAAPALRVVPVTIHIPIAEVPRALTPALLEQTIRLTEAGLRRDFGLKQPRLAVAGLNPHAGEGGAMGHEDAAIIAPVVARLAAEGMAIRGPLPADTLFHPRARAGYDVAICMYHDQALIPIKTVDFDGGVNVTLGLPFVRTSPDHGTALDIAGKGIAEPSSLVAALRMAHQMAAARTG encoded by the coding sequence ATGACCGCCCCGCATGCCCCGATTGCGCTGTCCTGTGGCGAACCCGCAGGCATTGGCCCCGAAATCGCCGTGAAGGCCCGCGCCATTCTGGGGACAGAGGTGCCGTTCTTCTGGATGGGCGATCCGCGCCATCTGCCGCCCGGGACCGCGAGCCAGGTGATCCACAGCCCTACCGAGGCGCTGGCCCTGCCCGGCACGGTGCTGCCGGTGCTGCCGCATCCTTTTGCCGCCCCCGCGACGCCCGGCCAGATCACCTATGCCAATGCGCGCGGTGTGGTCGAGGTGATTGCGCGCTGTGTCTCGCTGGTGCAGCAGGGTCAGGCCTCGGCGCTGTGCACGGCACCGCTGCACAAGAAGGTGCTGAAGGATGGCGCGGGGTTCAAATTTCCCGGCCATACCGAATATCTCGCCTTTCTGGCCGGGGTCGAACAGGTGGTGATGATGCTGGCCGCCCCCGCGCTGCGGGTGGTGCCGGTGACCATCCATATTCCGATTGCCGAGGTGCCGCGCGCCCTGACACCCGCCCTGCTGGAGCAGACCATCCGCCTGACCGAAGCCGGTCTGCGCCGGGATTTCGGGCTGAAACAGCCGCGTCTGGCAGTGGCGGGGCTGAACCCTCATGCGGGCGAAGGCGGGGCGATGGGGCATGAGGATGCCGCCATCATCGCCCCGGTGGTGGCGCGTCTGGCCGCCGAAGGCATGGCAATCCGGGGGCCGCTGCCCGCCGATACGCTGTTCCATCCGCGCGCACGCGCCGGTTATGACGTGGCGATCTGCATGTATCACGATCAGGCGCTGATCCCGATCAAGACGGTGGATTTTGACGGCGGGGTGAATGTGACGCTGGGCCTGCCCTTCGTGCGCACCTCGCCCGATCACGGCACGGCACTGGATATTGCGGGCAAGGGCATTGCCGAACCGTCAAGCCTTGTGGCGGCGCTGCGCATGGCGCATCAGATGGCGGCGGCGCGCACAGGGTGA
- a CDS encoding peptidylprolyl isomerase, translated as MTRFLPLLTASLIALAAAGGPGAAQENLFAPRIIINDRAVTHYEYQQRLLFMRLLRAPGDLEKEALDGLIEDRLRLQEAKRLGIKPAEEDLRKGMEEFAARANLSADDFIKALGQGGVAAETFRDFVSAGLVWREIVRAKFGPLTKVTDLEVDRAIAAETRKMALNVAVSELIIPAPPGQEAAAMALAQQIKADVRSEAGFTAAVARHSAAQSREQGGRLPMMPLANLPQGLGAVILGLAPGKVSDPVTLPGAVALFQLRGLEEVRTSAPAAIQVEYARLRLPATPEADAQLAQIRSRSDTCKDLYGTAPNLPEDQLIVETKPMSAIAQDIGLALSRMDAGESVLRNVGGARELLMLCARMPVSEEPINRAAVRDRLLNQKVEAQSDLYLATLRANAIIREP; from the coding sequence ATGACCCGTTTTCTGCCTCTGCTGACTGCCAGTCTGATTGCCCTCGCCGCCGCTGGCGGGCCGGGTGCCGCGCAGGAAAACCTGTTCGCGCCGCGCATCATCATCAATGACCGGGCGGTGACGCATTACGAATATCAGCAACGCCTGCTGTTCATGCGGCTGCTGCGGGCCCCGGGCGATCTGGAGAAAGAGGCGCTGGACGGGCTGATCGAGGATCGGCTGCGCCTGCAAGAGGCCAAACGTCTGGGCATCAAACCCGCCGAGGAAGATCTGCGCAAGGGCATGGAAGAATTTGCCGCGCGGGCCAATCTGTCGGCGGATGACTTCATCAAGGCGCTGGGTCAGGGCGGCGTTGCTGCCGAAACCTTCCGCGATTTCGTCAGTGCCGGGCTGGTCTGGCGCGAGATCGTGCGCGCGAAATTCGGGCCGCTGACCAAAGTCACCGATCTGGAAGTGGATCGGGCCATCGCCGCCGAAACCCGCAAGATGGCGCTGAATGTCGCGGTGTCGGAACTGATCATTCCCGCCCCGCCCGGTCAGGAAGCCGCGGCCATGGCGCTGGCGCAGCAGATCAAGGCCGATGTGCGCTCGGAAGCCGGCTTTACCGCGGCTGTGGCCCGCCATTCCGCCGCGCAATCGCGTGAACAGGGCGGGCGTCTGCCGATGATGCCGCTGGCCAATCTGCCGCAGGGTCTGGGCGCGGTGATCCTCGGCCTTGCGCCGGGAAAGGTGTCTGATCCCGTCACGCTGCCCGGTGCGGTGGCGCTGTTCCAACTGCGTGGGCTGGAAGAGGTCAGAACCAGCGCGCCTGCCGCGATCCAGGTGGAATATGCCCGGCTGCGCCTGCCCGCCACCCCCGAAGCCGATGCCCAGCTGGCGCAGATCCGCAGCCGCAGCGATACCTGCAAAGACCTCTATGGCACCGCGCCGAACCTGCCCGAAGATCAGCTGATCGTCGAAACAAAACCGATGTCGGCCATTGCGCAGGATATCGGCCTTGCGCTGTCGCGCATGGATGCGGGCGAAAGCGTGCTACGCAATGTCGGCGGCGCGCGGGAATTGCTGATGCTCTGCGCCCGGATGCCGGTGAGCGAAGAGCCGATCAACCGGGCAGCGGTGCGGGACCGGCTGCTGAACCAGAAAGTCGAAGCGCAGAGCGACCTTTACCTCGCCACGCTGCGCGCCAATGCGATCATCCGCGAGCCATAA